ttgcgatatgtagggaagaggtgttggaaattctggaaagggtgaatatagataagtcccctgggcccgatagcatttatcctaggatcctctgggaagcaagggaggagattgcagagccattggccttgattttttatgtcctcgttgtctgcaggaatagtgccagaagactggaggacagcaaatgtggttcccttgttcaagaaggggagtagggataaccctagtaactataggccggtgagtcttacctctgttgtgggcaaagtcttaagagagaattgtaagggataggatttatgaacatctggataggaaaaatgtaatcaaggatagtcagcatggttttgtgaagggcaggtcgtgcctcacaaaccttattgaattctttgagaaggtgactaaggaggtggacgagggtaaaggggtagatgtggtgtatatggattttagtaaggcgtttgataaggttccccatggtaggctactgcaaaaaatacggaggtatggcattgagggggagttggaggtttggattaggaattggctggctggaagaagacagagggtagtagttgatggtaaaggttcatcttggagtgcagttaccagtggtgttccgcaaggatctgttttgggaccattgctgtttgtcatttttctaaatgacctggaggaggggctagaaggttgggtgagcaagtttgcgcatgatatgaaagtcggtggaggtgttgacagtgaggaaggatgtggcaggttacagtgggatatagataagctgcagagctgggcagaaaggtggcaaatggagttccggagtcctgaggtcatgttgcagttgtataagactctgttgCGGCCggatctggagtattgtgtgcagttttggtcgccatactataggaaggatgtggaggcactggaacgggtgcaaaggaggtttaccaggatgttgcctggtatggtcggaagatcgtatgaggaaaggctgaggcacttggggctgttttcatttgagaaaagaaggtttaggggtgacttgatagaggtgtacaagatgattaggggtttagatagggttgaccatgagaaactTTTTcaacgtatggagtcagctattacgagggggcatagctttaaattaaggggtggtaggcaaaggactgatgttaggggtagattctttactcagcgagtcatgagttcatggaatgccctgccagtaacagtggtggactctccctctttatgggcatttaaacgggcattggataggcatatggaggaaagtgggctagtgtaggttgggtgggcttggatcggtgcaacatcgagggccgaagggcctgtactgcgctgtatttttctttgttttatgttctatgaggcctttcacctcctttccacctttTGGGCTTCTTATTTTTCCTGTGGtaattcttaccagtgctcttTATTCTTGGTCTTGTAGTGTGgaatcttcccttctcccaacaTCTGTTCCTCACATCACAACATTCTGGCCGGAAGCtcgtcttatgcaccaacatgtgctcatctgctaattctgcccttctcacttcctaaACTTTCTGttctccacgtgaattcttaccatctctggaggtgagtttttaaactcctccagcagaataatctcttgtagagcctcaaaggtcctatctattttcaaagtacATACCCATCTATCcaaattactatgtttaattctttctaactcaacataagtctgacctggttccttatttatgtttctgaaccgctgtctatatgctttggtaccaattcataagcacttaaaatagcctatttaacctctacataatctcttgacccctcatctggcagtgcagcaaatacctcactaggtCTGCCtatcagtttagtctgaactagcattacccttaaatcctcagaccactccatctgcctagccaatttttcaaatgaaataaagaaggcttcaacatctttctcatcaaatgtggcagagttttgatgTATTTGTATAtatcttctcttttaatctccatcttgttaacttgactttgctgactaagtcgcaacttctcaagttcaaattttctctttttgctcagctaagaatcctctctctctctctctctctatctatctctctctttctccccttctctttccctcacttctctctccctctctctttgtttatcttctaactccattttcataaatgtaatttaagtttttctacctttactgcacttatctgtttctctgacacacctaattGTTTGAGTAATTCCCGTACAATTTCatctttacttttgtccttggttaaacccaaatctaatttctttgctaattctaaaactatggcctttttctttccttctaaacttccttGACCAATTTAAGAATCATcatcaaatcccagaacctcttcagcaattttaagagccatttctctcacttttaatttaatcaaccaaaattaaacaaattgtctcacctacattttatttaaagatctaggacattaacctgcaagtgtttaaatctgctgggatttttcataccctcaaatctgtctaaaccagttcaagtCCTGACGACTGAGCCCCCAAACAGTAATGTCACGagataaaccctcctgcttaatttcctccagcaacacaaaagatttatcctgtgcagtaatctgtgaaaattcaagaggccaagaactattaagtaaaaattaacaactttatttcttaaagtataacagaaagTAATGAACCAGCAACTATttccaactccttcctctaacctatcttttactttacCTTCTGTAATTCTAATCCcgataaaacccctgattaagatttacaaaaaaaattcaagtttcaaaaccagccagctgtcaaatcttctgttTTAAACTTCTTCTATAGATTTGCTCTCTAGGTCAGTGTCGAtgttttttctctgtgcaaactccttctctagacaggtacctctcagagagttcttatTGGCAGCccacatctgttggtcttttggcagttctctaactgttcaatttttcccggtcttataccccaaagcatcggattgtgtcattggcttttaatattgtcaacatactaaattcaaactggattcgAGTTTGGTACTTTGGGGtgtaatttaaaatgattggcagtatttgaatttgttttgttatCTCCAAgcaacccagctaatctagctgtttgaccaaatgttatattgttaccttattcagaaTACCTGATGCTATATTAGGTAGTtctagcttttaactctcaaaGGTTCATTACCCCTTATACCATCATAACACAAGTTGTGACTTAAGGTGCTCTGGCCTTAAGCATTTTAAGGGACATTTGGATACGTTTACTTTCACAAATACAAATATGCAGtttgaaagaaaaacaataaTTGTGTCAGCTTTAGCTTATCTTCTTGCCTCATGATCAGGATTTGACCACGGTGGATTTTGTATTTACCTGTTCAATATGCTTCACATTTTACTAAAGTTTGCTGAACTATCTGATACCTTCTATTGCAGGTGACACTATGTTCATCGTTCTACGGAAACAGAAACTGATATTCCTGCACTGGTATCACCACATCACCGTGTTGCTCTACTCCTGGTATTCTTACAAAGATATGGTAGCTGGTGGTGGCTGGTTTATGACAATGAATTATGGCGTCCATGCCTTTATGTACTCATACTATACACTTCGTGCTGCAGGCTTTCATGTACCACGTAGATTTGCCATGTTTATTACCCTCACCCAGATCATGCAGATGATAATGGGCATGGTGGTTAATGTGCTGATTTACATGTGGATGCACGAGGGTCATTGCCCTTCCTTCTTTGCAAATATCATCTTGTCTTCCATTATGTACTTTAGTTATTTTCTTCTCTTTTGCTGCTTCTTCTATGAAACTTACTTAAACAGgaagaaaggtttaaagggagatTAAACTCAGGGTGATGAACAAGTTAAAGTAATAGTGTCAGTGGTTAATGCACAAACATGGATGATGTTGTGGTTTTGTCTAAGCAGTCTGGAGTTATTTGATATTAACTGTGGGATTCTGTAGATTTTATAGGATTGCACTCTCTATGTTCACATTCCCTACTGCTCTTTCATTGGAAGCTGTTGACTGAATCTCCAGGAAACACTTGAGGTGTCAGGTCAAGCAGATCCCAGAATGTTGAACACCTGAATCTTCTTCATTCCCATTTTGTATAAACTAGACTTGAACCACAAAAATGCGCAGAAGCAGTGGAGTTCTGTGGGTCCATTTCAGCAGCATGCAAAGGAGTGAGCTATGGCCTTAGACTGTTTGATATGGAGATTATAAATGAATGTTCAGAAGGTTTGCTTCACAAACCCTAGTTGACCTTTTCAATGCATCATTTCAAACAACAATAGGAAAGGCCCAGGGGAGAGAGGAAATACAGAAAATTAAGGACAATTTGGAAATAATTTGTTGTGCAGGatatttcagacttccagtcGCACTGTAGTCCAGCTTGTGCACTAACCGCTGTATAGTGTGTGGAACATTCTGAAGACACTAATTTTTCCCTAGAATTAAATCTCAAACTGGCATCTTTCCTTATACTTAAGGCAAACACTTTTTGTAACACACATTCTAGATGCAGGATTGAGCACCTTATTGTGTTGGTCCTGCTGACTGAACAAAACTTCAAGGAGTACTGGATTTAAAATTTCATATGTTTGTCCTTGGAACCTAGATAATTGATTATACAAAACTTAGAGGGCTCTTCTTCTATTTATACAACAGTTCAAAGGCAGATCTCTTGTCATGTTTATTGTTGACTCTGAGGAAATGAATATGTCAATTAAACATAGATTTCCAGTGTTTCAAATCCCATTATATAAAGCTGCTGATCCGACCATAAAataattaactttttaaaataatagcTTTTATCTTGTAATGGGGAGGGCTGGGAAGCATTTGAGAGTTTGCCTACTTTTAATAGTTAAACTTATTAAATATTGAATAAATTGTTGTTGGCATCATTATTTCACAAACCCATGGCATATTCCTTTGCCTACTTTGTTTAATGGAGAGTCATCCAAACTAAGATAAACACTCCATTAAAATAACAGGTGATGAAATGCCACATAAACATACTAAACACTTACCTGCTAATATCTCCAATAGTAGAAATGTAGACTTTAAGTCAGCGTGTTACCTAGCCAATAACTAAAGATCTGGAAATATTCCAATACAGTATAAAAGTTGCCTTCTTTTAATTTGCTAAAGCCATTCCCAAGCAGTGTTCTTAACATCAAAAACTTAACACGCTGAGTCTTGACCAACCAGCAAAATCTGTCACCTTTAGAAAAAATAATCATATGGATAGGTGGCTATGCTTCATTTACAAAAATGCACCCTCATTATAAAAGTCTCAGTCCTTATAAAACTTGGCCTCTTAATGATAAGATATtttgacaaagatgttgctgtGTAGGATTCATTAATACAGCACTTTCATTAGTCCAGATACAATACTAAGCTCCTTTTATATTATGGATAGAGTGTGTTACTAGATCCACTTGTCACATGTGTAATCAACCTAACAGGGTAAAAAGATAATTCAATATCTTTATTTTCACTCCTGTTCATGGTAACTCATGAACAGAGATTTTGAAAACTTTCATATATCCACTGATGCCCTAACACAGTTAACCAGCGCAAGGTGCTGAAGCAAACTCAAATTGAGCTAAGCATCTCAGCTTTGTTAGGTCCTGTATCTGGAAGCTGAGCGAAGTATGGAGGAAACTCGAATGCAGATGTGTCCAAAGTTGAAAGCTGATTTACCAGTCTAAATGGTGCAGTCTATTGCTTGTCATTCCAAGATAGCTTTTCCCATGCCAAAAAAATGTGTATTAGGCAAAAGGTGGATTTAGCTGTATTGCCATGGTCTGACTTGATAAATTTAGTTAAGAAACAGAGGAAATTGTTTCCTGACTGAAACATTTGCACAAAAGCTTTTTGAATTTGGACTTGGTGGAGCATGGGGTTGATGTGGGGGCCATCTGTCTTTTGTGCCATCAGTAGAATGAGAAATCCTACAATTGATAACATATTATGAATTACTTTGAAGAAAGTCACAAGGAGACAGGTTGGCGTCCACCCTGCAGCATCTTTGCAACCTTTACTGTTAATTCTACAACAGCCATAGCTTAATTGTTTCAGAAATAATCTGTTGTGCAATTTTGAAATTAGCCAGAGTTGGTTTGTTTTCATGATATTCTAGGGTTTCTTGATTCATTTTAGAGTGAAAAGTGAATCATTTTAGATTGTTATCAATTGAGTTTAATGGCAGATGAACAATTGGAAGTTATTTCTTGTCAGAAAAAACAGAACAATGACTTTGAAATGTACTTAAAATATTATAAAGCATGGTTGGTGAGGGGCTGCATTTATTTGTGCCTCAACATGAGGGGGTGCATTTGCTGCACATGCAAAGATGCCAAGTCAGAACCTGTGACATCAAGAGCAGTGACGTCCCAAGCAGAGCCTGCAACGATCACTGTAACTCTATGTTACATTGGATAATCATAGTGCCGGCACTGAGAATGCTTCTATCTTAGCTCAGTCGCACCTTAAGAACTGACAGTTGGCACACAATTGGAAACATgaatttaattaatttttaaatggtTTACTGACATCCCTAGCAGCTTTCCCTGTTCTCCTCACCACTGTCCTCACTTTAACTAACAGTCTGCTCACATCAATCACTCTCTTCACATCTCAtagctcccttcaaccccaccacAGCCTCTTTCTGCTGCCTTGCTTCTGGGATA
This genomic window from Hemiscyllium ocellatum isolate sHemOce1 chromosome 43, sHemOce1.pat.X.cur, whole genome shotgun sequence contains:
- the LOC132834980 gene encoding elongation of very long chain fatty acids protein 6-like isoform X1, yielding MNMSVISLQEYDFEKQFDERGAIEWMQENWSKSFLFSAVYAALIFAGQYYMRERKKFELRKPLVLWSLTLALFSILGAFRTGWYMWHVLYTSGFKQSVCDQSFYNGPVSKFWAYAFVLSKAPELGDTMFIVLRKQKLIFLHWYHHITVLLYSWYSYKDMVAGGGWFMTMNYGVHAFMYSYYTLRAAGFHVPRRFAMFITLTQIMQMIMGMVVNVLIYMWMHEGHCPSFFANIILSSIMYFSYFLLFCCFFYETYLNRKKGLKGD